From Etheostoma cragini isolate CJK2018 chromosome 17, CSU_Ecrag_1.0, whole genome shotgun sequence, one genomic window encodes:
- the grem2a gene encoding gremlin-2, with translation MLWRITIPVILAGVLCMTAETKKHRPQGSIPSPYKTKGNLSSERHQRLLQQKPEVLSSSREALVVTERRYLRRDWCKTQPLRQTVSEEGCRSRTVVNRFCYGQCNSFYIPRHMGPSSGQAQNRGQASGSGRKGHNKAQEPFQSCSFCRPHRITQLTVQLDCPDLQPPFRHRKVQRVKQCRCMSVDVSGHGKL, from the coding sequence ATGCTGTGGAGAATAACTATCCCAGTCATACTGGCTGGGGTGCTCTGCATGACTGCAGAGACCAAAAAGCACCGTCCCCAGGGATCTATCCCGTCCCCATACAAGACCAAAGGGAACCTGTCCTCAGAACGTCACCAACGGCTATTGCAGCAGAAACCAGAAGTGCTATCCTCCAGCCGCGAGGCCTTGGTAGTGACAGAGCGCCGCTACCTCCGCAGAGACTGGTGCAAAACCCAACCTCTCCGCCAGACAGTCAGTGAAGAGGGCTGTCGCAGCCGTACTGTGGTCAACCGTTTTTGCTATGGTCAATGCAACTCCTTCTACATCCCCCGCCATATGGGCCCTAGCTCGGGTCAGGCCCAGAATCGAGGCCAAGCCTCAGGCTCTGGAAGGAAAGGCCACAACAAGGCCCAGGAGCCGTTCCAGTCCTGCTCCTTCTGCAGGCCACACCGCATTACACAGCTCACAGTGCAGCTAGACTGCCCAGACCTGCAACCCCCTTTCAGACACCGTAAGGTGCAGAGGGTCAAACAGTGTCGCTGCATGTCTGTGGATGTGAGCGGCCACGGGAAACTGTGA